From Aurantimicrobium sp. INA4, one genomic window encodes:
- a CDS encoding SdrD B-like domain-containing protein — MASGANTAQAVDAVTLSVSATSVAPGSTVDLTASMPVVSAGSTTQTLTQTIDPTKVKLTSVNDITYPAGWTLSFSTDGTTFTTTAPTTTNGWASVVAVRASGPINSNGADGNGYQIATGTATGSAVSLTPASIPSSGVSGTDGYQAFFDAGRTRVFNLFHHSVGATLDCHVIATGSTCVGFPFNYGGSTEEAAHGVVVGNTIWAASLSGFYCIDISAVLANTGNTVGGGSPARCFGASALVPGTSSLPLVYFTGASQLGQAEETKLYALRTNAVSGAQVYCIDTATRALCSVPTLDTMISKGAQADGDVELIGQNLYVFVSTDTGQNTVNCINVVSGNRCAGWNSNFLAQSSGAYWNQMGKFAQIPNAQGILRGICYLRNETNITWTDQLWADQPCWNLDGSTFTPGSINLPRLSPGIFRTYGSPVVLGSRLYMSNGNTGTNLGEILCYDAAANNGMGGRCNGAASNAAFLPPSLAENYTVTPDPLIQDCIWVARHTDPVLKTFNILTGQSGCSALSPTTATFAGNVIVPRMSCSSGSQQVRSWVSFMLSSAGSGSFTSAKLTIKNSSNTVIAGWVDVPLSLNSPLDLSSLSTVDTGTTPTFSVAFNGITGSITTATAVLKAVGDAPELCTRVTAVYPCPSGLGPMSSLPDLATTVGAFGTSVLGGVTTTLTSASRNLTVQAPSLGFCTTSISGRAGDAGGGTSGTAIPGVTVTLLDSSGNPILSNGSPVTTTTASDGTYTFANLLPNSYRVSFNSPSGKTLVSSTTSSGAAGTTVGASSNLTAICPGGGTGTTLQSNFRTISGSSVLDRTTPTNLVQNGDFTTANTPGDHMYLFGTVGGTRTVNGVTAPIGTIPNWTITGGGTDTYAFWSKNLDYAPIASIRTTTSAGNNQNLVYFGNEAGASVTPAVTYNADGWSAGTHTLTTSGPAYGTGSNPPQLSQTISTVAGKTYRLQFLQAYENYGSLAGIAALDISGYSRSYFKVLKAVTRNTIEFVATSSSTTISFLSWGHLPSATELALDDVIVNECAPAPSTLNSPLAATVVGTNAVVNALYSLPAAAGSDLSSGAWDSNQTISPLTNDNASSGATLTASSVKVCTTSTSTGSCTGTTLTVPGEGTYTANANGTVTFDPLPTFSGTATPVKYVVSDSASNVVSSTITASVSAPAPSSASADSTSGLKGATQTVTPQSNDTPGAGITFVNSSVKLCAVGILPPNCSATSLTNAAGTYSVNATTGVITFTPDASFSGVAPALTYQVSDTSGQTVSSTYTATVTGVPTTDNESTSGAWNQPQSVSLITGDVAGYGTTLTSSSVKLCGPSDTAPNCSQTSLTVAGVGTYVVDSTGSVTFTPLASFTGTAAAVTYSVTDSLNQKATGTYTAAVTPPAAPAASSEQKAVLPGGTVSFTATVSGSSPLATGTQLKTGASGGPQFVCPVTGASSCSATSVVVTGEGTWTMNQTTGVATFIASNSATPGTLTAVTYRVTDVTGQTAIATLTPIVPPAPTAAADASRGAVDATQFVAVLGNDAPGAAVAGLVGSTVKLCDVNQSAPSCTLTSKTVAGEGTYTVLANGVVKFVPVSGYHGTATTVNYQVQDALGQTANSTLQVVVVPPPFPLATIDTGSAAYGQTVTLKPLLNDAPGVVPSGETAPAPNIVAASLRLCGAGQSAPTCSATSVTTADGTYVLNASTGEVVFTPATGFSGTVTSPVTYQVSNDWTGLSGPGTATSVLLPTIAPPGSPVAVADTRETSPMTPVTLSPVTNDVNGTGTLVPASLRLCSSSEIAPACTQTTVTVNEGVFTVNTSTGDVTFTPNSSFDATHPAQVAYAIQDSLNLWTHATITITDPPLAPLSQVANLAQTGMNFFGGPGPFSVLVSLVAGVTLVAYAKYSRLKPGTHMLKIEYSDSYVKLMDTLAGTAVPATREPDVYEDKDVPQTYRYVDGRPD; from the coding sequence GTGGCCTCAGGCGCAAATACAGCTCAAGCTGTTGATGCAGTGACATTGAGTGTTTCTGCCACTAGTGTGGCCCCTGGTTCCACGGTTGATTTAACTGCATCCATGCCAGTTGTTTCGGCGGGCTCAACGACCCAGACCTTGACACAAACTATTGACCCAACAAAAGTCAAACTAACGAGCGTAAACGACATTACTTACCCTGCCGGATGGACTCTCTCGTTCTCCACTGATGGAACAACCTTTACGACAACAGCACCCACAACAACTAATGGCTGGGCTTCAGTCGTCGCTGTCAGAGCATCCGGTCCAATAAATTCAAATGGAGCGGATGGAAATGGCTACCAAATCGCAACCGGAACTGCTACTGGTTCTGCAGTAAGTCTGACCCCTGCGTCAATTCCCTCTTCTGGAGTCAGCGGCACGGATGGATACCAAGCATTCTTTGATGCAGGTCGCACACGTGTTTTCAATCTTTTTCACCACTCAGTTGGGGCCACTCTTGATTGCCACGTTATTGCAACTGGTTCAACATGTGTGGGATTTCCATTTAACTATGGTGGTTCAACTGAAGAGGCAGCACATGGTGTGGTTGTGGGGAACACGATTTGGGCAGCAAGCCTTTCCGGGTTCTATTGCATAGATATCTCTGCTGTTTTGGCCAACACAGGAAACACCGTTGGAGGAGGTTCGCCAGCTAGATGCTTTGGTGCAAGCGCGCTCGTCCCCGGAACCTCTAGCTTGCCCTTGGTTTACTTCACGGGAGCATCTCAACTTGGTCAAGCGGAGGAAACAAAACTTTATGCTCTCAGGACGAATGCTGTTTCGGGCGCACAGGTTTATTGCATTGATACTGCAACTCGCGCTCTTTGCTCGGTCCCAACTCTGGACACAATGATCAGCAAAGGCGCACAAGCTGATGGTGATGTTGAACTCATTGGGCAGAATTTGTACGTTTTTGTCTCAACCGACACGGGCCAAAACACTGTCAATTGCATCAATGTAGTATCTGGCAATCGCTGTGCTGGCTGGAATAGTAATTTTCTTGCTCAATCAAGCGGTGCCTATTGGAATCAAATGGGCAAATTTGCTCAGATTCCCAATGCTCAGGGAATTTTGAGAGGCATTTGCTACCTCCGCAATGAAACAAATATCACGTGGACTGATCAGCTATGGGCAGATCAACCTTGCTGGAACTTAGACGGTTCCACATTTACGCCGGGTTCCATTAATCTCCCGCGTCTTTCACCTGGAATTTTTCGAACCTACGGTAGCCCGGTTGTTTTGGGCTCGAGGCTATACATGAGCAACGGTAATACCGGAACTAATTTGGGTGAAATTTTATGTTACGACGCCGCAGCAAACAATGGCATGGGTGGCCGTTGCAACGGTGCGGCAAGTAACGCAGCATTCCTTCCACCCTCACTCGCGGAAAATTACACTGTCACCCCAGACCCACTTATTCAAGACTGCATTTGGGTTGCAAGACACACTGACCCGGTTCTCAAGACATTCAATATTTTGACTGGTCAAAGTGGCTGTTCTGCCCTTTCTCCCACAACAGCAACATTTGCAGGCAACGTCATTGTTCCTCGTATGTCATGTAGCAGTGGCTCACAACAGGTGCGGTCCTGGGTTTCATTCATGCTGAGTAGTGCAGGATCTGGATCATTCACTTCTGCAAAACTGACAATTAAGAATTCATCAAATACCGTCATCGCAGGCTGGGTGGATGTCCCACTTTCGCTCAATAGTCCCCTAGATTTGAGTTCATTGAGCACTGTAGATACAGGAACCACCCCAACATTTAGTGTTGCGTTTAACGGAATAACAGGTTCAATTACAACCGCAACGGCGGTCCTTAAAGCAGTGGGTGACGCACCAGAACTGTGTACCAGAGTCACAGCGGTGTATCCATGCCCAAGCGGTCTAGGCCCCATGTCTTCTTTACCAGACTTAGCTACAACTGTCGGAGCATTTGGAACTTCTGTGTTGGGCGGCGTGACGACGACGCTGACTTCTGCATCGCGGAACCTAACAGTGCAAGCACCGTCGTTAGGTTTTTGCACGACCTCAATTTCCGGCCGAGCAGGTGATGCTGGGGGAGGTACTTCAGGTACTGCCATACCGGGCGTGACGGTCACTTTGTTAGATTCCTCGGGAAACCCCATTCTCAGTAATGGAAGCCCTGTCACGACAACTACTGCAAGTGATGGCACTTACACTTTCGCCAACCTTTTACCTAACTCATACAGGGTGAGCTTCAACAGTCCTTCAGGAAAAACCCTTGTCAGCTCCACCACCTCATCCGGCGCTGCAGGAACTACCGTCGGTGCGAGCAGTAATCTGACTGCGATCTGTCCTGGTGGCGGAACCGGGACCACTCTTCAATCCAATTTCAGAACTATTTCGGGTTCTTCTGTTCTAGATAGAACTACTCCTACAAACCTTGTTCAAAACGGTGACTTCACAACGGCGAATACACCTGGGGATCACATGTATTTGTTTGGAACAGTTGGCGGGACAAGAACAGTCAACGGTGTGACCGCTCCAATTGGAACTATTCCGAACTGGACTATTACTGGTGGTGGAACAGATACTTACGCTTTTTGGTCGAAGAATCTTGATTATGCCCCCATTGCGAGTATTAGAACGACTACATCTGCAGGCAATAACCAAAATCTTGTGTACTTCGGCAATGAAGCCGGAGCATCGGTAACTCCTGCGGTTACTTACAACGCAGATGGCTGGTCTGCAGGAACGCACACCCTCACAACCTCCGGGCCAGCGTATGGAACAGGTTCCAATCCTCCTCAGCTAAGCCAAACAATCTCAACTGTTGCAGGAAAGACTTATCGCCTCCAGTTCTTGCAGGCATATGAAAACTATGGAAGTTTGGCTGGTATCGCTGCTTTGGATATTTCCGGATACTCCCGCAGCTATTTCAAGGTCCTTAAAGCTGTCACACGAAACACCATTGAGTTTGTTGCGACTTCATCATCAACAACCATTTCCTTCTTGAGCTGGGGGCACCTCCCTTCAGCTACCGAGCTAGCTCTTGATGATGTCATTGTCAACGAATGTGCGCCAGCACCATCGACTTTAAACTCACCGCTCGCGGCCACCGTCGTTGGTACGAATGCTGTCGTGAATGCGTTGTACTCGCTTCCAGCTGCTGCTGGTTCTGACCTTTCTTCTGGCGCCTGGGACTCCAATCAGACGATCAGCCCCTTAACTAATGACAATGCGTCATCGGGAGCAACACTGACTGCCTCCAGTGTGAAGGTGTGCACAACATCGACATCGACAGGGTCGTGCACGGGAACGACGTTGACCGTTCCAGGTGAAGGAACATATACGGCGAACGCCAACGGCACCGTCACCTTTGATCCGCTGCCTACGTTCTCGGGAACTGCAACCCCGGTTAAGTACGTCGTTTCTGATTCTGCATCGAATGTAGTTTCGTCAACGATTACTGCGTCTGTTTCCGCTCCTGCTCCTTCGTCAGCTTCGGCGGATTCGACCTCGGGGTTGAAGGGTGCAACTCAGACAGTCACCCCCCAGTCGAATGACACACCTGGTGCCGGTATTACGTTTGTGAATTCGTCGGTGAAGTTGTGCGCGGTGGGGATTTTGCCACCGAACTGTTCGGCTACGTCACTCACGAATGCTGCTGGTACGTATTCGGTGAACGCCACGACGGGCGTAATCACCTTCACACCTGATGCATCGTTTAGTGGTGTTGCTCCTGCGTTGACGTATCAGGTCTCGGATACGTCGGGTCAGACGGTGTCGTCGACCTATACGGCTACGGTGACCGGTGTCCCCACCACAGATAATGAATCCACCAGTGGTGCCTGGAACCAGCCACAGTCGGTGAGTTTGATTACCGGCGATGTTGCCGGTTATGGCACAACATTGACTTCTTCAAGTGTGAAGTTGTGTGGCCCAAGTGATACTGCACCGAACTGTTCCCAGACGTCGTTGACGGTTGCTGGTGTGGGAACGTATGTGGTGGATTCGACAGGTTCGGTTACGTTCACACCGCTTGCTTCCTTTACGGGCACTGCTGCTGCGGTGACGTATTCGGTGACGGATTCGTTGAACCAGAAAGCTACGGGAACGTATACGGCGGCGGTGACACCTCCTGCAGCTCCTGCTGCGTCTTCGGAGCAGAAGGCCGTGTTGCCTGGAGGTACGGTCTCTTTCACAGCGACGGTGTCAGGATCTTCTCCTCTGGCAACGGGTACTCAGCTGAAGACGGGCGCTTCTGGTGGTCCACAGTTTGTGTGTCCCGTTACTGGTGCCTCGTCCTGCTCTGCCACCTCGGTGGTTGTCACGGGTGAGGGCACGTGGACAATGAACCAAACCACAGGCGTTGCCACATTTATTGCCAGCAATTCGGCAACACCTGGCACGCTCACTGCGGTGACGTATCGGGTTACGGATGTGACAGGGCAGACAGCAATAGCAACGTTGACTCCTATTGTTCCTCCGGCACCAACTGCTGCTGCTGACGCTTCACGTGGTGCTGTGGATGCAACACAGTTCGTTGCCGTGTTGGGTAATGACGCTCCTGGTGCTGCTGTTGCCGGCCTCGTTGGTTCCACGGTGAAATTGTGTGATGTGAACCAGAGCGCTCCTAGCTGCACTCTCACGTCAAAGACGGTTGCAGGTGAGGGAACCTATACCGTTCTCGCGAATGGCGTGGTGAAGTTTGTTCCTGTTTCGGGCTATCACGGCACTGCTACGACCGTGAACTATCAAGTCCAAGATGCTCTTGGTCAAACAGCGAACTCCACTCTTCAAGTTGTTGTTGTTCCACCACCGTTCCCCCTGGCAACAATCGATACTGGCTCTGCTGCATATGGACAAACGGTCACGTTGAAGCCTCTTCTCAACGATGCGCCTGGAGTTGTTCCTTCCGGAGAAACAGCTCCTGCACCCAACATTGTTGCTGCTTCGTTGAGGTTGTGTGGTGCTGGTCAAAGTGCGCCTACGTGTTCTGCAACGAGCGTCACCACCGCGGATGGAACTTATGTTCTCAACGCCTCTACCGGTGAGGTGGTGTTCACTCCAGCCACTGGTTTCAGTGGCACGGTGACCTCTCCTGTGACCTATCAGGTCAGTAATGACTGGACGGGACTGTCGGGCCCTGGCACAGCTACTTCAGTGTTACTGCCGACAATCGCACCTCCTGGCTCACCTGTTGCGGTCGCCGATACGCGAGAGACTTCACCGATGACGCCGGTCACACTCTCTCCTGTTACTAATGATGTGAATGGAACAGGAACGCTTGTTCCCGCCAGCCTCAGGCTGTGTTCTTCAAGTGAGATTGCACCTGCTTGCACACAAACCACAGTGACAGTCAACGAAGGTGTGTTCACGGTGAATACGTCCACCGGTGACGTGACGTTCACTCCTAATAGTTCGTTCGACGCAACTCATCCCGCGCAGGTCGCCTATGCAATCCAGGACTCGTTGAACTTGTGGACCCATGCCACCATCACGATTACTGATCCTCCTCTTGCGCCGTTGTCACAAGTTGCAAACCTTGCACAAACAGGCATGAACTTCTTTGGAGGGCCCGGACCATTTAGCGTTCTGGTTTCCCTCGTAGCTGGAGTTACTCTCGTTGCGTATGCAAAGTATTCACGACTCAAGCCTGGAACTCACATGCTCAAGATTGAATACTCTGACTCATATGTCAAACTCATGGACACCTTGGCGGGAACTGCTGTTCCTGCCACAAGAGAACCCGACGTTTACGAGGACAAGGACGTTCCACAAACCTATCGATACGTTGACGGCAGACCAGACTGA
- a CDS encoding response regulator transcription factor: MNSIRVAVVEDQQLFRELLTTYLDSVDDIEVVVSAGTVEAARAMIHENEVDVAILDIDLPDGNGIGLGVSLRRDQPHIGILLLSEKDLLELVRTLPKDTQRGWSYLAKSSSTDLEVLTSTIRSTARGYSVIDPKLALRVDAREGTGVAALSARQFEVLRLLATGKSTEAIAAEMELAPNSVVNMLTAIYSTLKVPEDANPRVYAVLQFLSDTAREIN; the protein is encoded by the coding sequence ATGAACTCAATCAGAGTTGCTGTTGTTGAGGATCAGCAGCTTTTTCGGGAGTTGCTGACCACTTATCTTGATTCGGTTGATGACATCGAGGTTGTTGTTTCTGCAGGCACGGTTGAAGCCGCTCGCGCCATGATTCACGAGAACGAGGTTGATGTCGCCATATTGGACATTGATCTACCGGACGGAAATGGAATTGGACTTGGAGTTAGCCTCCGAAGAGACCAACCACACATCGGCATTCTTCTTTTGTCGGAGAAAGACCTTTTGGAGTTGGTAAGGACTTTGCCGAAAGATACCCAACGCGGATGGAGCTATCTAGCTAAGTCCTCCTCGACCGATTTGGAAGTTTTGACTTCAACGATAAGGTCAACTGCACGTGGCTACTCGGTCATCGATCCCAAACTTGCATTACGGGTTGATGCCCGGGAAGGAACAGGAGTTGCGGCACTTTCAGCTCGCCAATTCGAGGTGTTGCGTTTGCTGGCGACAGGTAAATCAACAGAAGCGATTGCTGCCGAGATGGAGTTGGCTCCCAATTCAGTGGTGAATATGTTGACAGCTATTTACAGCACTTTGAAGGTACCTGAGGACGCTAACCCACGCGTCTACGCGGTTCTTCAATTCCTGTCTGATACGGCACGAGAAATCAACTAG